CACCCCGCGCTGGTCCAAGTCCCCGGCGCCACCGGCCTGATCACCCTCGAAGGCAACTCGGCGGCCTTCTTCCCGCTCTACCCGGCGACGATGCGACTCGTCTCCGACGTCACGGGCCTGGGTCTGTACGGCTCCGGAATGCTGGTCTCGGTCGTCGCGTCGTTCGCGGCGGCGCTCGGCATCTACGCCGTCACGGCCCGGTTCGGCGGGCGGCGGGCGGGACTGGCCGCCGCCGGGCTGTGGGCGGTCTGGCCCGGGTCCGGCATGGAGTGGTCGGCGTACTCGGAGTCCCTCTACATCGCCCTCGCCGTCTGGGCCTGCCACGCCGTCATGACCGACCGCTGGCTCACCGCGGGCGTGCTCACCTTCGCGGCCGGCCTCAACCGCCCGACGGCCGTAGCCCTCATCGCCGCCCTGATCGTCGCCGCGCTCCAGACACTCCACCGCCGCCAGGAGAACCTCGCGGGCCCATGGACCGCGATGGCGATCGCGCCGCTCGGCCTGACCGGCTACCTCCTCTGGGTCGGCAACCGCATGGGCAACCTGGCCGGCTACTTCGCGCTCCAGAAGGGCGCCTGGGGACACACCTTCGACTACGGCAAGCAGACCGCCGACGTCTTCAGCTCCATGGCGGTCGGCCGCTTCGACTACCTGTTCGCGTTCCCCTTCGAAGACACCATCGCCGCGCTCACCGTCCTGCTGGCCGCATTCCTGATCCCGCTCCTGATCCGCCTGCGCCCACCGGCCGTCCTGACCGTGTACACCCTGCTCACCCTCGCCCTGGTCCTGGGCAGCCAGCAGATCTTCGGCAACGTCTCCCGCTATCTCCTCCCGTGCTTCCCCCTCTTCATCCCGTTGGCCGTCAAACTCCGCACCCTCCAACTGCCCATGCTGTGCCTGCTGTTGGGGATCGCGGCTATCGCGTCGGGGTCGTACGCCGGGTATGTGCTGTTCGAGGCGGGGGTGCCGTAGGCGTGCGCTCGGTTCCGGGCTGTTCCGACGCCCTCGACCGCTGTTGACGCGGGGGCGGCGCAGTGTGTCGAACGCGGTGAAGGCGTCCTCGCCGGACAGGGAGGCGCCCTGTCGGGAGGTGGGCGAGGGGCGTGGGCGGCGTCGCCGATGACGGCAGCTGAACTCGTGCTCTCCCTGGGGGTGTTCGGGGCTGCGGGGAAGGAGGCGGCGCGTGGAGGCGCACTCGGTGCCGGGTCACTGGGGTTGAACTCGGGGTGTCGTAGGGGCGGATGGCTGGACGGCTGACCGTCGAACGTCAGCAGTTCCTGGTTCCCGGGTCGGCGGCAACCGACCTGATCGTTGCCCCGGGCGGCGACGGGTACAGCGCGACCGCGTCTGGCGGAGCGTGCCTACGGGTGTGTGTCCGTGATCGCGATGACCTGGTCGAGGTGGTCCAGGGCGGCCTGCAGGTCGTCGACCTTGGCCTGGATGCGCTCGCGCTCGGCTCGCAGCATGGCTCGTTGCTGGGCGTCGGTGTGCCCGGAGTCGAAGCACGGCAGGAGTTCGGTGATCCTCTTGCTGGTGAGGCCGGCGGCGTACATCTGCTGGACGAAGAGGACCAGGGGGACGGCGTCCTGCCGGTACAGGCGCTGGCCGGACGGGCTGCGTTCCGCGACGAGCAGCCCCTGCTGCTCGTAGTAGCGCACGGCGCGCACTGAGACGCCGGCGCCTCGTGCCACCTCGCCGATGCGGATCAGCCGCTCGGTCGCGGCCTCTGTGACAGTCATGGTGGTTCCTCTCATCCCTGGCCCTGACGATCGGCGCTTGCCTCTGACGTTAGCGTCAGGTTTTAGCGTACTGGCCATGGACATCAACAACTCCGTCGCCCTTGTCACCGGAGCCAACCGCGGCCTGGGCCGCGCCTTCTCCCAGCGCCTGCTCGAACGGGGCGCCCGCAAGGTCTACGCGACGGCCCGCCGACCGGAGACCGTGGATCTGCCCGGGGTCGAGGTGCTGCCCCTCGACATCACCGATCCCGCATCGGTGAGGGCCGTTGCCGAGGCCGCCCCGGACGTCTCGCTCCTCGTCAACAACGCGGGCATCAACACGGGAACCGACCTGGTGACCGGTTCGCTGGATGCGCTGCGGCGCGAGCTGGATACCAACATGTTCGGCCACCTGGGAATGATCCGGGAGTTCGCGCCGGCACTCGCCAGGAACGGCGGGGGCGCGATCGTCAACGTCCTCTCCGCCATGTCGTGGTTCGGGGGCAGCGGCGCCAATGCCTACCACCTGACCAAGGCCGCCGCCTGGGCCATGACCAACGGCGTCCGCCTTGAGCTCGCCGAGCAGGGCACGCTCGTCACAGCGGTACACCTCGGCCTGGCCGACACCGACATGGCCGCGGGTTGGCCCGTGGCCAAGCTCGCTCCGTCGGACCTGGCCGACGCGGCACTCGACGGTGTCGAGACGGGCTCCGCCGAGGTCCTCGCCGACCAGTGGAGCCGGGACATCAAGTCCCGTCTGCCGCTGACGCCGGAAGAGTTCAACGCCGCGATGGACCGAGCCCTGGCGGCGCTGATGGCGGCCTGAAGGACCCGTCGGGCAGCACGGACTTCGGCCGGCTGCTTCTCCATCGGCCTCCTCTCGAACCCTTCTGCGTGAGGTTGAGCTCGTGGTGTCGTGTCGCTGATCAGGCGGGTCGGACGGTCAGCCACCAGCCCCTACGGCCCCTACGCCCCTAGGGCCCCTACGACACCACGAGTTCAACCTCAGTAGTTGCCGGGTGCGACCCGGGGCCCTGATGTCCGGACGGTAAGTCGGGCTTGGGGGGGCGTCAGTTGGCGATGACCGCCGCGGTGGTGCGGCCGCCGTCGACGTCGAGCACGATGCCGTGCACGAACGAGGAGTCGTCGCCGGCCAGGTACACCGCGGCCTTCGCGACCTCGTCCGGGGTGCCCATCCGGCCTGCGGGGGTGCCCTTCATCATGATCTCGGCCGGGTGGCTCTCGCCTGGCACCGGCGTCAGCACCACGCCCGGGGAGATCGCGTTCACGCGTACGCCCTGCGGCCCGAACTCCGCGGCCCAGGCCCGGGTCAGCGTCTCCACGGCTCCCTTGGTGGAGCTGTAGAGGGCGCTGGGGATGCCCAGCCGCGCGATCCAGGAACCGAGGTTGATGATCACGCCGCCGCCGGCCTCCACCATGGCCGGGGCGACGGCCGCGGTCAGGAAGAAGGGGGCCTTCACGTTCACGGCGTAGACCTGGTCGAAAGTCTTCTCGTCGGTGGACGCCGTGCTGGTCTGGGGAAAGATGCCGGCGTTGTTGACCAGGACGTCGATACGGCCGCCGAGGACCCGCGTCGCCTCCTGGGCCAGCGTCCGTGAGGCGGCGGCGCTGCCGTCCAGGTCGGCCCGCACGAACTCGGCACGGCCGCCGCGTGCGCGGATCCCGGCGACGACCTCCTGGCCGCGCTCGGCACTGCGCCCGGAGACGGCGACATACGCCCCCTCGCGAGCGAAGGCCTCCGTGATCGCCCGCCCGATGTTGCTGGTCGACCCTGTGACCAGGGCGGTCCTGCCTTCAAGGCGCATGGACATGATCCACTCCGTTGTTCGGTGCTTGGTGTTCGGTGCCTGGGGCTCCGCGATGAACCCGCACGGCCGTAGCCGCAGGTTGCCTTCGGCGGGACGGGGGCTGCCCTGACAGTCAGGGCGCGGATGTCACCGTAGGACGCAAAGACTGGACTTGCAAGTCCAGTAAGATCGGTGAGGAGTGGACCATAAAGTTCAGAATGTGTCGGCCAGGTGGGATGATGGGTGCATGAACCGAGGTATGACCGCCAAGGGCATGGCCACACGGCACCGCATCGTGGTTGCGGCCGCTCTGCTGATCCGGGAGAAGGGTGCGGGGGAGACGACCCTGGACGACGTGCGGGCGGCGACGTCGACGAGCAAGAGCCAGCTCTTCCACTACTTCCCGGACGGCCGGATCGACATGCTCGTGGCCGTGGCCCGGCACGAGGCCGACCAGGTGCTGGAGGCGCAGCGGCCCTATCTGGACGACCTGACGACCTGGGAGTCCTGGCAGGCGTGGTGCGGGGCGGTACTGCGCCACTACGGCGAGTTGGGCCGGCGCTGCCCGCTGGGGAGCCTCACCTTCGAGCTCGGCAAATCCTCCTCCGAGGCGCGAACCGTGGTCTCGGATCTGTTCGCCATGTGGGAAGCGGCTCTGCTGCGCGGCACGGGGTCGCTGCTTCCCGACCGCGGGATGGCGGTCGGCTGCGCGAGGAGTGTTCTGGCGGCCGTTCAGGGGGGTGTGGTGCTCCTGCGGATGACGGACCGCATCGACTATCTGGAGGCCGCCCTCGCGGCCGCGATCGAGCCGATGAGGCCCGCGGCGCCGACTTCCTGACTAAGGCTGGACTCGAAAGTCCTTTTTTGTGCGCGCACTGTTGGACTATCCGGTCCATGCAGAGCTGCGCCCTCGGCGGCCGTCGGTCTTCGGCTTTCTGTCCTCGGCCCTCGCCGTGTCGCCGGCCGCATGCGGTCGCACATCAAGGAGATCCGGCCATGACGACCGACGACGGCAAGGTGATCGCCGAGTTCCGCGCCCTCTTCGCGCAGCGGGACGCGTCGAAACTCGCCCCGCACACTCCTGCTCCCGTAACCACACGGGCGGCCCTGCCTTCGGCCCCGTGCTTACGGGCGCGCATTCGCCAGGGGCGTCACCCGGCACCCCACCCAACTCCCGTGAAACCAAAGGGAAGTGACCACCCATGGACGCTGTCGAGCGTCTCGGTGTCATCGAGGATCTCCGTCGTCTCATGGCCCCAGGCCACCGTCTTCTGGGTCACCCAGTCCATCGGTACCTCGATCCGCATGTACCGCAACACGATTCGCCACCCCTGGACACCGCTGCACGACCGCCGGCCCGTGGTCGAACCCCCCGGCCGGCTTCACCTTCCTCCTCGGCGACGTCCACCCGCCCGGCGTCACCACCGTCGAAGAACGCATCGCCGCCTTCGAGAACGGCCCCACCCGCGCCATGTTCAACGTGGTCAACGTCAACGCCCACCACAAGGGCGGCCACTTCGGCCACTACGAAAACCCCGACGCCTACGTCGGCGACGTCCGCGAGACCTTCCGCAAGGCGCGTTGACCTCACGGAAGGGGCGGCGACTCCACTCCGGGACCAGGGCCTGTCCGGCGGATCAGGTCGCAGGAAAGAGACGGTGACTGACGACAACGCCGCAGATGTGCGTGACAGGCCACGCGTCTGCGACAGGGTCCGCCGGACAGGGCCTAGGTCGTGGGGACATGGAAGTTCATGACGTCGATCTTGGTGAGCGCCCGCCAGTCGTCCGCGCTGTATCCGTCCCAGTCCTTGGCCTTGCGGTCGGCCGGGAACTTCGCGGCCTGGTCGGAGCCGACGAGGACGAGCAGGTAGGTCTCGCTGATCCCCTCGACGCCGATGTAGCCGACCGAGTGGTTGTCGTCCTCCCAGCAGCCACTGGACGTGGGGCTGACGGGCGTGCCCGGGTAGTAGCGGCCGCTGCCCGGGTGCCCGAACTCGTCCTTCGAATCCGGGTCGGGCCGGGTGACGAGGTAAAGGACCTGGCCTGCCGGGATGTTGAGGCTCATCTGCCCTTTGACGCTGATCTCGGGGCTCCTCGCCGGGCCGGCCACCTGGGTGTAGACGCTGGGCGCGTCGTGGTTCGCGAAGAGCGTCTCGTTGTAGCGCTGGGACGGCGGCTGATTCCAGGAGTCGGCGAGCCGTTTCAGATCGCAGGGGTCTTCGGCCGCGGTCGAGGCGGGCGTGGAGACCGAGGAGTTGGTCGATGTTCCCTCGCTGCCACCGTCATGAGCGAACATGGCTCCGGCGGCCGCCGCCGCGACGGCCGCCAGCGCGCCGATGGACGCGATCGCGATCCTGGTCCTGTTGTTGCCCTTGTCGTCCTCGCCCTGCGGTTCGTTGCCCGTGGTGCCGTCGTCGGAGCCTGTGTCGGTACGTGTCACTTTCGTCCCCCCTCGTGCAGGAGTCCGTAGTATCAGCGCTTTGTCCGCCCGGTAAGGGAGTGTTGGAGTACGGGAGGGGCGCACATCCTCCGCCGTGCGCTGCCGGGTCGACTGCCCCGTGGCCTCACGGCGTGGCATCGACCCGAGAAGCTGCGCTTCCGCGTGTTCTCGGCCGCCGAGAGATCCGGAGAGTGACGAAGCCTGGTCTCGGGATCGTCGCCGTAGTCGGCGATCTCCTGGAACGGGAGGGTGGGAGTGCTCGGCCCGGTCCCCGAAGGTCGACCTCCCGACGCGATCACACGGTGAGGACGAGCTTGCCCTGGAGGTGACCGGCGTCGAGCAGCCGGTGTGCGTCGGCGACGCGCTCGAACGGGAACGTCTCCTGTACGTGGACCCGGAGCATCCCCCGTTCGACGAGTTCGACGAGTCCCCGCAGGGCGACCGGATCGGGGTCGACCGCGATGCCGCTGAAACGCATACCGGCTGCCTCGTACCTGGCGATCAGCTTCGTGTCCTCCTCGGCGACCGCCGTCACCAAGTGACCACCCGTGCGCAGCACTTCGAGCGACCGCTCGGCGGTGTCGCCGCCGATCGTGTCGAGCACGACGTCGATGTCGCGGACGGCGTCGGTGAAGTCGACCGCCGCGTAGTCGATCACCTCGTCGGCGCCGAACCCCTCGACGAACGCCCGCTTGCTCGCGCCGGCGGTCGCGATGACGTACGCACCGCGCGCTTTCGCGATCTGGATCGCGACATGGCCGACCCCGCCGCCACCGCCGTGGACCAGGACGCGGTCGCCCTCGCTCACGCCGCCGAGGTCGACGAGGCCCTGCCACGCCGTCAGCCCGACGACCGGCAGCGCCGACGCCTCGACGTGCGAGAGGGACGCCGGCTTGCGGGTCAGGTGCAGCGCCGGTGCCGCCACGGCCTCGGCGTACGCGTTCGCCGCCCGAGGGAACAGCGGCATCCCGAACACCTCGTCGCCGGGCCTGAACCGCCATGTCTGCGGCGCCTGTTCGACCACGCCGCTGATGTCCCAGCCGAGGACGAACGGCGGCCGGCCGATCAGCGGGAACTCGCCGGCGCGCAGCCGCGCCTCCAGCGGGTTCAGCCCGATCGCCCTGACGCGGACGAGAACCTCGGTCGGCAGGGGCCGGGGCTCGGGCACCTCCACGACGCTGAGCACCTCGGGACCGCCGAGCGTCTGCTGGGTGATGACTCTCATGACTCTCCTGGCTTTGCGAAAGGGGAAAGGGGGGTGGAAGGAGGAGAGAACCCACGCTAGGTCTCCGAAGGGAACCGGCAGGTGCCTCGGCGGGTACCGTGGCACCATGAGCGGTTTCGGTCCCGGCGATCCGTTTCTCGCGGACTGCCCGGCGCGGCTGACGGTCGAGCTGATCGCCGACAAGTGGACGGTGGTCGTGCTCGCCGGCCTCAGCAAGGGCCCCGTGCGCCATGGCGAGTTGGTCGAGCTGATCGGCGG
The nucleotide sequence above comes from Streptomyces sp. N50. Encoded proteins:
- a CDS encoding MerR family transcriptional regulator codes for the protein MTVTEAATERLIRIGEVARGAGVSVRAVRYYEQQGLLVAERSPSGQRLYRQDAVPLVLFVQQMYAAGLTSKRITELLPCFDSGHTDAQQRAMLRAERERIQAKVDDLQAALDHLDQVIAITDTHP
- a CDS encoding TetR/AcrR family transcriptional regulator, which codes for MNRGMTAKGMATRHRIVVAAALLIREKGAGETTLDDVRAATSTSKSQLFHYFPDGRIDMLVAVARHEADQVLEAQRPYLDDLTTWESWQAWCGAVLRHYGELGRRCPLGSLTFELGKSSSEARTVVSDLFAMWEAALLRGTGSLLPDRGMAVGCARSVLAAVQGGVVLLRMTDRIDYLEAALAAAIEPMRPAAPTS
- a CDS encoding NADP-dependent oxidoreductase gives rise to the protein MRVITQQTLGGPEVLSVVEVPEPRPLPTEVLVRVRAIGLNPLEARLRAGEFPLIGRPPFVLGWDISGVVEQAPQTWRFRPGDEVFGMPLFPRAANAYAEAVAAPALHLTRKPASLSHVEASALPVVGLTAWQGLVDLGGVSEGDRVLVHGGGGGVGHVAIQIAKARGAYVIATAGASKRAFVEGFGADEVIDYAAVDFTDAVRDIDVVLDTIGGDTAERSLEVLRTGGHLVTAVAEEDTKLIARYEAAGMRFSGIAVDPDPVALRGLVELVERGMLRVHVQETFPFERVADAHRLLDAGHLQGKLVLTV
- a CDS encoding glucose 1-dehydrogenase, which gives rise to MSMRLEGRTALVTGSTSNIGRAITEAFAREGAYVAVSGRSAERGQEVVAGIRARGGRAEFVRADLDGSAAASRTLAQEATRVLGGRIDVLVNNAGIFPQTSTASTDEKTFDQVYAVNVKAPFFLTAAVAPAMVEAGGGVIINLGSWIARLGIPSALYSSTKGAVETLTRAWAAEFGPQGVRVNAISPGVVLTPVPGESHPAEIMMKGTPAGRMGTPDEVAKAAVYLAGDDSSFVHGIVLDVDGGRTTAAVIAN
- a CDS encoding SDR family oxidoreductase, yielding MDINNSVALVTGANRGLGRAFSQRLLERGARKVYATARRPETVDLPGVEVLPLDITDPASVRAVAEAAPDVSLLVNNAGINTGTDLVTGSLDALRRELDTNMFGHLGMIREFAPALARNGGGAIVNVLSAMSWFGGSGANAYHLTKAAAWAMTNGVRLELAEQGTLVTAVHLGLADTDMAAGWPVAKLAPSDLADAALDGVETGSAEVLADQWSRDIKSRLPLTPEEFNAAMDRALAALMAA